Proteins from a genomic interval of Alphaproteobacteria bacterium:
- a CDS encoding MHS family MFS transporter — protein sequence MSTHSKNNRHITLLASLGSIIEYYDFVVYGMMASYLSAVFFPPQNPATAVLQTFLIFAVGYFARPVGGTVIGVIGDRFGRRPAFLLSTTLMALSTLMIALLPSYDTLGIYTVLLLVFFRILQGLSFGGELPGAMTIVAEFSPDHRQGRKTSLVLASTSLGALLASGVLYLISANLNQTEILSWGWRLPFLGGGVLGLLLLVARHTIQETPVFLKNKTEIRKPLFSLLTNHKNSLLKGAGLTTFLAALIITNLYFPYFIPKYFSYAISEVYKGTTLSLIFVIFVLPLTGIFTDYFSKKIKILRWICGSYIVFSIPIFSLLLTSNKMALIAFLMIQQFYIALFSASFFPTLIRIFSSQVRYTSIALCYNFSWASLATLPMVYTALLDFFESPWVVPIILSGLAGVSLLATSNIDQNEQINDTPIQEIDSIKYDLVG from the coding sequence ATGAGTACTCATTCTAAGAATAACCGCCACATTACGTTATTAGCCAGCCTGGGATCAATAATAGAATATTATGACTTTGTTGTTTATGGGATGATGGCAAGTTATTTAAGCGCTGTTTTTTTCCCTCCCCAAAATCCTGCAACGGCTGTACTTCAGACTTTTCTTATTTTTGCTGTGGGATATTTTGCACGACCCGTAGGTGGGACGGTTATTGGCGTTATTGGTGATCGATTCGGACGTCGACCTGCCTTCTTATTATCTACGACATTAATGGCCTTAAGTACCCTGATGATTGCCCTTTTACCCAGTTATGATACTTTGGGTATTTATACTGTTTTGCTTCTTGTGTTTTTTCGAATACTTCAAGGACTCTCTTTTGGAGGGGAGCTCCCAGGAGCCATGACAATTGTTGCTGAATTTTCTCCCGATCATCGTCAAGGACGCAAAACAAGTCTTGTGCTTGCAAGCACAAGCCTGGGAGCGTTACTGGCCAGTGGAGTTCTTTATCTTATTTCCGCAAACCTGAATCAAACAGAAATTTTGTCCTGGGGATGGCGCCTTCCTTTTCTGGGTGGAGGCGTTTTAGGTCTTTTGTTACTTGTTGCTCGCCATACCATCCAAGAAACTCCTGTTTTCTTGAAAAATAAAACAGAGATTCGCAAACCACTTTTCTCACTACTCACTAACCACAAAAATTCTCTGTTAAAAGGGGCAGGACTCACCACCTTTTTGGCAGCTCTGATTATTACAAATCTTTATTTTCCTTATTTTATACCCAAATATTTTAGCTATGCGATAAGTGAGGTTTATAAAGGAACAACGCTCAGCCTAATTTTTGTCATCTTTGTTTTGCCATTAACAGGAATTTTTACTGATTACTTTTCTAAAAAAATAAAAATTCTTCGATGGATTTGTGGAAGTTACATTGTGTTCTCTATCCCCATTTTTTCTCTTCTCCTAACAAGCAATAAAATGGCTTTAATTGCATTTTTAATGATTCAACAATTTTATATTGCTCTTTTTTCTGCAAGTTTTTTCCCAACATTAATTCGCATTTTTTCATCTCAAGTTCGCTATACCAGTATCGCTCTATGCTACAATTTTTCATGGGCTTCCCTGGCAACCCTTCCTATGGTCTATACAGCTCTCCTCGATTTTTTTGAATCTCCTTGGGTTGTTCCAATAATATTGTCTGGCCTTGCAGGGGTATCCCTTCTCGCAACGTCAAACATAGATCAAAACGAACAGATTAACGATACACCTATTCAAGAAATTGACTCCATAAAATATGATCTTGTTGGTTAG
- a CDS encoding MBL fold metallo-hydrolase produces the protein MKLTFFGGVGTVTGSKYLLETGSKRVLVDCGLFQGKKELRLQNWAALPIDPKTIDTVLITHAHIDHTGYIPLLVKNGFKGRIYATEATIELCKILLPDSGYLQEEDARRANKYGYTKHAPALPLYTKEEAIRSLDYFVPVSFEKPVQIFKDFQASWHRAGHILGASFIHCRSEETRILFSGDIGRLQDPIMKPPVPIEATDYLVIESTYGDRLHEVSNPMEKIARVINRTVKRGGTILIPAFAVGRAQALLYYISKIKEANLIPDLPIYLDSPMAIDATKIMHSHPRDHHLSKEECRLTCQVAKYVNTAEESKWLDSQAFPKVIISASGMATGGRVLHHLKVFAPDQRNTILLSGYQAAETRGASILEGKPEVKIHGEWVPIRAEVANISELSAHADYEEILTWMKGFQHSPRKVFITHGEPNASLSLKKHIEDRFGWPCSIPKYLTVESL, from the coding sequence ATGAAATTAACATTTTTTGGAGGTGTGGGAACTGTTACGGGTTCAAAATATTTACTGGAAACAGGCAGCAAAAGAGTTTTGGTCGATTGTGGACTTTTTCAAGGTAAAAAAGAACTCAGACTTCAAAATTGGGCTGCCCTACCGATTGATCCGAAAACCATCGATACAGTTCTTATAACTCACGCTCATATCGATCATACTGGGTATATCCCTCTCTTAGTTAAAAATGGATTTAAGGGCCGCATTTATGCGACAGAAGCAACAATAGAATTATGTAAGATTTTATTGCCCGACAGTGGTTATCTTCAAGAAGAAGATGCCAGGCGAGCGAATAAATATGGCTACACAAAACATGCTCCTGCTTTACCCCTTTATACAAAAGAGGAAGCTATTCGATCTTTGGATTATTTTGTCCCTGTTAGTTTTGAAAAGCCTGTACAAATTTTCAAGGATTTTCAAGCAAGTTGGCATCGGGCAGGCCATATTTTGGGGGCTTCCTTTATACACTGCAGGAGCGAAGAGACGCGTATTCTTTTTTCGGGAGATATCGGACGACTCCAAGACCCCATTATGAAACCACCTGTTCCAATCGAGGCGACTGATTACTTAGTGATAGAATCAACCTATGGAGATAGGCTGCATGAAGTGAGTAACCCTATGGAGAAAATAGCGCGGGTTATAAATCGTACCGTCAAACGCGGCGGAACAATTCTAATACCGGCGTTTGCCGTAGGTCGTGCCCAAGCGCTCCTTTATTATATATCTAAAATCAAGGAAGCCAACCTTATCCCAGATCTTCCCATTTATTTAGATAGTCCCATGGCCATTGATGCGACAAAAATTATGCATAGTCATCCTCGTGACCATCATCTTTCTAAAGAGGAATGCAGGCTAACATGTCAAGTCGCAAAGTATGTTAATACAGCTGAAGAATCTAAATGGCTCGATTCGCAAGCTTTCCCAAAAGTTATTATTTCCGCAAGCGGTATGGCCACAGGTGGGCGTGTTCTCCATCATCTTAAAGTGTTTGCTCCAGATCAGCGAAATACCATCCTACTTTCCGGGTATCAAGCTGCGGAAACACGGGGCGCTTCTATCCTTGAAGGCAAACCAGAAGTCAAAATCCATGGTGAATGGGTGCCTATACGTGCGGAAGTTGCCAATATCAGCGAACTTTCTGCTCACGCAGATTACGAAGAAATTCTAACATGGATGAAAGGATTTCAACATTCACCTCGGAAAGTTTTTATCACCCATGGGGAACCTAACGCCTCCCTCAGCTTGAAAAAGCACATTGAAGACCGGTTTGGGTGGCCATGTTCAATCCCCAAATACTTAACCGTTGAAAGCTTATAA
- a CDS encoding glucose 1-dehydrogenase, whose product MVDRVKGKIALVTGAAQGIGKTICELLVQEGAIVIITDILKREGEKVAKDLGPSACFYPLDVSREEEWQAITQFVKSQFGKLDILVNNAGIMGSATHLGPLDPENSSLESWHHIHAVNLNGTFLGCKYGIALMKGGGGSIINMSSRSGVVGIPSAAAYASSKAAIRNHTKTVALYCAQKRYNIRCNAVLPAAILTPLWNDILGEHGEGRQRAISDLAEGIPLKRMGDPKDVAYAVLYLASDESGYVTGTDITIDGGILAGSAASPKSQ is encoded by the coding sequence ATGGTAGACCGAGTCAAAGGAAAGATAGCTCTCGTCACAGGTGCAGCTCAAGGAATTGGAAAAACCATTTGTGAATTGCTTGTTCAAGAAGGAGCTATCGTAATTATTACAGATATCCTTAAGCGAGAAGGTGAAAAGGTTGCTAAAGATCTTGGGCCCTCTGCTTGTTTTTACCCGTTAGATGTATCTCGTGAAGAGGAGTGGCAGGCAATAACGCAGTTTGTAAAGTCACAATTTGGTAAGCTGGATATACTCGTTAACAATGCTGGCATCATGGGATCAGCTACTCATTTAGGTCCTTTAGACCCTGAAAATTCAAGTTTAGAAAGCTGGCATCATATTCATGCAGTCAATCTTAATGGGACCTTTTTAGGTTGTAAATATGGTATTGCCCTTATGAAAGGGGGAGGGGGCTCCATCATTAATATGTCATCCCGCTCAGGGGTCGTTGGGATTCCAAGTGCCGCAGCCTATGCTTCAAGTAAGGCAGCTATCCGCAATCACACAAAAACCGTTGCTCTCTATTGTGCTCAAAAGAGGTATAATATTCGTTGTAATGCCGTTCTACCAGCAGCTATCTTAACGCCACTATGGAACGATATATTGGGAGAACATGGCGAAGGCCGTCAAAGAGCGATTTCGGACTTAGCTGAAGGCATTCCTCTTAAAAGAATGGGCGATCCTAAAGATGTTGCATACGCTGTTTTGTATTTAGCCAGTGATGAATCAGGTTATGTAACTGGAACTGACATTACGATTGATGGGGGGATTTTAGCAGGATCAGCAGCTTCGCCAAAGAGTCAATAG
- a CDS encoding Trm112 family protein, whose translation MTEIDPCLLEILVCPVTKGPLEYDKKNQELLSRSAGLAYPIRNGIPIMLADEARNLEEKQSTPNSKSPPKKRKN comes from the coding sequence ATGACCGAAATTGATCCTTGCTTATTAGAGATACTTGTTTGCCCTGTGACTAAAGGGCCTTTAGAGTATGATAAAAAAAATCAAGAACTCCTGAGTCGCTCGGCTGGTCTTGCCTATCCTATACGAAATGGAATTCCTATTATGTTGGCTGATGAGGCTCGTAATTTGGAAGAAAAGCAATCGACTCCAAATTCAAAATCGCCTCCTAAGAAAAGAAAAAATTAA
- a CDS encoding thymidine phosphorylase family protein, which produces MKKEGCGALRLKYLGINTYKEKVLYLPVDADVCRSEGFEVHARVRVAVNQKQIIATLNFVENGLLSSNEAGLSNAAWDSLGASQGDQVFISHTLPLHSFNSVRSKIYGHSLNQTQIHDIIADITTGLYSDIEVASFLSTCAGGRLNPDEIVYMTQAMIETGSRLSWNVDQVVDKHCVGGIPGNRTSLIVVPIIASYGLIMPKTSSRAITSPSGTADTMEVLAPVNLDLPTMHKVVNQENGCIVWGGSVSLSPADDILIAVERVLDIDSEGQLIASVLSKKIAAGSTHIVIDMPIGPTAKVRTPEMAKLLKRYFLYVADALGVCVNVIESDGQQPVGRGIGPSLEARDILKVLQGDPDAPLDLKTRSLDLAGHILEFSNKVSKGEGRLIATRILESGAAWNKFHAICEAQGGFREPKTAQYTHTIEAEEAGQVKSIDNRHLAKVAKLAGAPYDQTAGVDLHTPIGSLIDYGQPLFTIHADSKGQLSYALDYLNLNKDIINIEKE; this is translated from the coding sequence ATGAAAAAAGAAGGTTGTGGTGCCCTGCGCCTTAAATATTTGGGGATTAACACGTATAAAGAGAAAGTTCTTTACCTCCCTGTCGATGCTGATGTATGCCGCTCAGAAGGATTCGAAGTTCACGCCCGCGTAAGAGTTGCTGTTAATCAGAAGCAGATCATTGCTACCTTAAATTTTGTGGAAAATGGACTTTTATCTTCAAATGAAGCTGGACTTTCTAATGCAGCCTGGGATAGTTTAGGAGCCTCGCAGGGTGATCAAGTTTTCATTTCTCATACATTACCTCTTCATTCTTTTAATTCAGTACGTTCTAAAATCTATGGCCATTCTCTCAACCAGACACAAATTCATGATATTATTGCAGATATAACTACAGGCCTCTATTCAGATATTGAGGTTGCATCTTTTCTGTCTACTTGCGCTGGAGGGCGATTAAACCCTGATGAAATTGTTTATATGACCCAAGCGATGATCGAGACAGGGAGTCGCCTATCCTGGAACGTAGATCAAGTCGTTGATAAACATTGCGTGGGGGGAATACCTGGTAATCGGACCAGCCTTATTGTTGTTCCTATTATCGCGAGTTATGGTTTAATCATGCCGAAGACATCCTCGCGAGCCATTACCTCTCCTTCCGGCACAGCGGATACTATGGAAGTTCTCGCACCTGTAAATCTTGATCTGCCAACGATGCATAAAGTTGTGAATCAAGAGAATGGCTGTATTGTGTGGGGTGGCTCGGTCTCTCTTAGTCCTGCAGATGACATTTTAATTGCTGTGGAACGTGTTCTTGATATTGATAGTGAAGGCCAATTGATTGCTTCTGTGCTCTCAAAAAAAATTGCAGCTGGCTCAACACACATCGTTATCGATATGCCGATAGGGCCCACAGCAAAAGTTCGAACGCCAGAGATGGCCAAACTTCTCAAAAGATATTTTCTCTATGTAGCTGATGCACTTGGTGTTTGTGTTAACGTCATTGAGTCTGATGGCCAACAACCCGTTGGCAGGGGAATTGGGCCATCTTTGGAAGCAAGAGATATTTTAAAAGTTCTTCAAGGTGATCCGGATGCGCCCCTGGATTTGAAAACCCGTTCACTTGATTTAGCAGGGCACATACTTGAATTTTCAAATAAGGTTTCGAAGGGGGAAGGAAGGCTTATAGCGACCAGAATTCTGGAAAGTGGCGCAGCTTGGAACAAATTTCACGCCATCTGCGAAGCGCAAGGTGGATTTCGTGAACCAAAAACGGCTCAATATACTCATACCATCGAAGCAGAAGAGGCAGGACAAGTTAAAAGTATCGATAATCGGCACCTTGCAAAAGTTGCCAAACTTGCCGGTGCTCCTTATGATCAAACGGCGGGAGTTGATTTGCACACACCTATAGGTTCGCTTATTGACTATGGACAACCCCTGTTTACCATTCATGCTGACTCCAAAGGTCAATTATCATATGCTCTGGATTACCTGAACTTAAATAAGGATATTATTAACATTGAAAAAGAGTAG
- a CDS encoding NAD(P)H-hydrate dehydratase — protein sequence MPNSEIIRDIALSGDAMQRVDRWVIDQLGISSLTLMESAGKAVSQMIADRFGHLSDKRVGIFCGQGNNGGDGLAIARFLLLSGTEVTVYILTESKNLSADAQHNLHTTQQIIAKGNKGKIQHLQCSEDFVSIADADFFIDALLGTGFKGALSPFFEEIITWLNQQHVPVISVDIPSGLDATTGRVESIAVNADLTLTLAVAKIGLLLNDGPDYTGHYKVVDIGIPHSALRGIANESYCVTIAHHALIQAWLPKRYRVTHKYQIGYLLAVVGSRDYAGAAALSVQAASRAGVGGVICTTVPSAQPIVQNYCPEAITLGLQQTDTGTLGVESLSEILERSRKCKATLIGCGLGRSKETGRLIEQLFIECANKPTVIDADGLYILAEMGEDFIRTHAHGKWILTPHEGEFQRLLKTIPLTSENRLTLLQEKSKAWNCVILLKGFPSIIGCPDGKLFLNPTGNSAAATAGSGDVLAGICAGLLAQGLSPSEAAVVAMYLAGCAVDLYSGTSGAGFLMASDIIQQLPIVLQGFSKGRDVKQGK from the coding sequence TTGCCTAACTCAGAAATTATCCGAGATATCGCACTTAGCGGTGATGCAATGCAAAGGGTTGACCGTTGGGTAATCGATCAGCTTGGTATATCTTCTTTAACTTTAATGGAATCAGCGGGAAAAGCCGTTTCCCAAATGATAGCAGATCGCTTTGGACATTTATCCGATAAACGCGTTGGTATCTTTTGTGGGCAAGGTAATAATGGTGGAGATGGTTTGGCTATAGCACGTTTTCTGCTTTTAAGCGGTACCGAAGTTACAGTTTATATCTTAACGGAGTCAAAGAATTTAAGTGCCGATGCACAACATAATTTACACACAACGCAACAAATAATTGCCAAAGGAAACAAAGGAAAGATACAACATCTTCAATGTTCAGAAGATTTTGTATCTATTGCTGATGCAGATTTTTTTATTGATGCTCTTTTGGGGACCGGTTTTAAAGGAGCCTTAAGTCCCTTTTTTGAGGAGATAATTACATGGTTAAATCAACAACATGTACCGGTGATATCCGTAGACATTCCCAGCGGCTTAGATGCAACCACGGGTAGGGTTGAAAGTATTGCAGTTAATGCTGATCTTACCCTAACTCTTGCTGTAGCAAAAATTGGCTTGTTACTGAATGATGGCCCTGATTATACAGGACATTATAAAGTAGTTGATATTGGCATTCCGCATTCTGCTTTGAGAGGTATTGCGAACGAGAGTTATTGTGTCACTATTGCTCATCATGCTCTGATTCAAGCGTGGTTACCAAAACGGTATCGTGTCACCCATAAATATCAGATTGGCTATCTCCTGGCAGTTGTCGGATCGCGTGATTATGCCGGTGCGGCGGCTCTTTCGGTGCAGGCAGCTTCTCGAGCAGGTGTCGGTGGCGTTATATGTACAACGGTGCCGTCTGCGCAACCGATTGTCCAAAATTATTGCCCTGAAGCGATTACTTTAGGATTACAGCAAACGGATACAGGAACCCTTGGAGTTGAGTCATTATCAGAAATTTTAGAAAGAAGCCGAAAATGTAAAGCCACTTTAATTGGCTGTGGATTGGGAAGATCAAAAGAAACTGGAAGATTAATCGAGCAATTATTTATAGAATGTGCCAATAAACCAACGGTTATTGATGCGGATGGACTTTATATTTTGGCCGAAATGGGCGAAGATTTTATTCGAACACATGCACATGGAAAGTGGATTTTGACCCCTCATGAGGGAGAGTTTCAACGACTCTTAAAAACTATCCCCTTAACCTCAGAAAATCGTTTGACACTGCTGCAAGAAAAATCGAAAGCTTGGAATTGTGTGATCCTTCTAAAAGGCTTTCCCAGTATTATCGGTTGTCCTGATGGCAAGCTATTTTTAAACCCAACTGGAAATTCCGCTGCAGCCACAGCAGGAAGTGGGGATGTTTTGGCTGGTATCTGCGCTGGTCTTTTAGCTCAAGGATTATCCCCATCTGAAGCTGCCGTTGTGGCTATGTATTTAGCTGGTTGTGCAGTTGATTTGTACAGTGGAACATCGGGTGCAGGGTTTCTAATGGCGTCAGATATCATTCAGCAACTTCCGATAGTATTGCAAGGATTTTCTAAGGGTAGAGATGTTAAGCAGGGCAAATGA
- a CDS encoding ribose-phosphate pyrophosphokinase → MKKSSTLIFSLFGSDHFVNELTKMLEFEKIQMICHQFPDGESYLRYESPVLGKKIVIIDTLDRPNEKILPLIFAAETAKDLGATEVGLIAPYLAYMRQDTRFHTGEAITSTYFSKLVSQAFDWMITVDPHLHRYHSLSEIYTIPTQVVTAAPVISSWIHKHIKQPLLIGPDGESKQWVSQIAEAIHAPYTVLEKLRLGDHDVKVSIPNMESFPDHVPVLVDDIVSTGQTMIETIRHLRSLETKQPVCVAVHPIFSGITTQTLIEAGAQQIVSCNTIPHNSNQLDLSQSLVHALKNFI, encoded by the coding sequence TTGAAAAAGAGTAGCACCCTTATTTTTTCATTATTTGGTTCTGATCATTTTGTCAATGAACTCACAAAAATGCTGGAGTTTGAAAAGATTCAAATGATCTGCCACCAATTCCCGGATGGAGAAAGCTATTTAAGATACGAGTCACCTGTTTTGGGAAAAAAAATCGTCATCATCGATACGCTGGATCGCCCCAATGAAAAAATTCTGCCTCTCATTTTTGCTGCCGAAACCGCAAAAGACTTGGGAGCAACTGAGGTTGGTTTGATTGCTCCTTATTTAGCTTATATGCGCCAAGATACCCGCTTCCACACCGGTGAAGCCATTACATCAACTTACTTTTCAAAATTAGTTTCCCAAGCTTTTGATTGGATGATTACAGTGGATCCTCATCTCCATCGATACCATTCACTTAGTGAGATTTATACGATACCAACTCAAGTCGTCACGGCAGCACCTGTGATCTCCTCTTGGATTCATAAACACATCAAACAACCCCTATTAATTGGTCCAGATGGAGAAAGCAAACAATGGGTGTCACAAATTGCAGAAGCTATCCACGCTCCTTACACCGTACTTGAAAAGCTGCGATTAGGTGATCATGATGTTAAAGTCTCCATTCCCAATATGGAAAGTTTTCCTGATCATGTTCCCGTCCTTGTAGACGATATTGTTTCAACAGGACAGACGATGATTGAAACCATACGCCACCTCAGGTCTCTGGAAACAAAACAACCTGTTTGTGTCGCTGTCCACCCCATATTTTCAGGGATTACAACTCAAACATTGATCGAGGCAGGTGCGCAACAAATCGTTTCTTGTAACACCATCCCTCATAACTCGAATCAACTGGATCTTTCCCAAAGTTTGGTGCATGCACTGAAAAACTTCATTTAA
- a CDS encoding TraB/GumN family protein, producing the protein MIIKTLFVVLSLLLGTISQAADNSSQEAQQNEFTYYELYRAKRESRTVYIHGTMHTRSLENNPPILNRAIQNAKAIFIENFSDDKESSDDTEGVESSGDIHDSLKAKLLRKDDEPDWLNLFKTHPFLDGSRTTNLYIYLKDTCAENISIMTHGLSFDEFLKSTSAFGIFTLICTALNQETSNPNLSYDRRLFDMFRTTNKPTEFLETMSEIQETHLDGLYPDSITQILEKSSQDTLSFLNFICEVISGMEQELKQHTTLYKSGRGIILRRLLPNSSPFIDARTSLWFTKYFGIHPQPIIDESLFCMGLGHLHPHINESYGILTPGFLCRLEDGGWRLENLSLNGAWIPWSTKSYLDKLRQNEEMQKT; encoded by the coding sequence ATGATTATAAAAACGCTTTTTGTAGTTTTGTCGCTTCTATTGGGAACGATAAGCCAGGCTGCTGATAACTCATCGCAAGAAGCACAGCAAAATGAATTTACCTATTATGAACTTTATCGGGCAAAACGAGAAAGTCGAACCGTCTATATTCATGGCACTATGCATACACGATCTCTCGAGAATAATCCCCCCATTCTCAATAGAGCTATTCAGAATGCAAAAGCCATATTCATTGAAAATTTTAGTGATGATAAGGAAAGTTCAGATGATACTGAGGGTGTCGAAAGTTCAGGTGACATCCATGATTCTCTAAAAGCGAAACTATTGCGCAAAGATGATGAACCTGATTGGTTAAATTTATTTAAGACCCACCCTTTTTTAGATGGATCTAGAACTACAAATCTTTACATTTATTTGAAAGATACGTGTGCAGAAAATATAAGCATAATGACCCACGGATTATCTTTTGATGAATTTCTAAAAAGCACCAGTGCTTTTGGAATTTTTACATTAATTTGTACTGCATTAAACCAGGAAACGAGCAATCCAAATTTAAGTTATGATCGTAGGCTTTTTGATATGTTTAGAACCACGAACAAGCCTACTGAATTTTTAGAAACAATGTCTGAGATTCAAGAGACTCATCTCGATGGTCTATATCCAGATAGCATAACCCAAATTCTTGAAAAAAGTAGTCAGGATACCTTAAGCTTTTTAAATTTTATCTGTGAAGTCATATCAGGAATGGAGCAAGAGCTCAAACAGCATACAACTCTTTACAAATCGGGAAGAGGAATTATATTAAGAAGATTGTTACCAAATTCTTCGCCATTTATAGATGCGAGAACATCTTTATGGTTTACAAAATATTTTGGAATCCATCCTCAGCCTATTATTGATGAAAGTCTTTTCTGCATGGGATTGGGTCACCTTCATCCTCACATTAATGAGAGTTATGGTATTCTGACTCCCGGGTTTTTATGTAGACTTGAAGATGGAGGTTGGAGGTTAGAAAATCTAAGTTTGAATGGAGCTTGGATTCCTTGGTCTACCAAAAGCTATTTAGATAAATTACGTCAGAATGAAGAAATGCAGAAAACATAA